In the genome of Primulina tabacum isolate GXHZ01 chromosome 13, ASM2559414v2, whole genome shotgun sequence, the window TTTTTTTAGCTTCCAGGTGCTTTAGATGAAGTATCTAAATGTTTTGCAAAGATATAAGAGACCACTCTTTAACCAGGGTTCTGATTCTAATGATAGGTATCCATTTATCTTCAGGGTGGCTCTTGAATTTGTTCACAAAATGCAACAAAAAGCACAGAAGAATTTTGATGCAAGTAGAGATAGATCATTACCAGTTTTTGGGGTTGGGGTCGCTTTTATAGATGAAAGAGCCTCTTTTGCTTTCCCTTCAAatgattttgacagagtaattAATGAGATGAGCCTTATTGTGTCAAGCTTAGCTCCACCGGCAAAACAGTTTCATGTTGTTCCGACAGAAATTATATTTTCACCTAATTGTGCTGCTGGGAGAGCCAAGTTGACAGAGATAATTACTGCCATCGATGATGTCACTGGGAAAGCAGATTTTTTGGAGTATCTGCGCATGCTATCTTTGCAAAAGGTTTGGCACTTTATTGAGTGCATAATTTAGCATCCAGTAATGTGATGGGCACTGAGATTACAGTGTGCTGTATTCTCTATGCAGATTGCCATGGAGAATGGATACACCAAACTTGTGCTAGGAACGTGCACATCAAGGATAGCGTGTCATGTCCTTGAAGCAACCGTCAAGGCATGTCCCTAACTGGCCccttaaaaaaacataaataaataactgTAATGAagtaacatttaaaaatataataaactgATTTATTTGAAATATGTATCCTCTTGTTGAATGTTCATTGTATAGTAAGAAGGGAAATCTTGGAACATTTGAAGCTGCTAGAAtggaaaacatttaaaaatgttaaaattttcttattgtCAGGGTCAGGGTTTCTCTTTAGCTGCAGACATCCAATATGCTGATGCAAGATGGGAAATACCGGTGGTGCTTCCCCTACGCGACTGTCTTTCTGAAGAGCTGAATATGATATGCAGCTTGGACTGGTATGTTGGATACATGGCGAGGAGATCTTCACCGTGTGAATGCATTTCGTTTCCTTCTTATCGATAATGAAGTAACTGGATCGCAATGGTATTGCTCTTTTCGTCAGGACAGTTTAAAGACCGTGGAAGCATCGAGGCAACCTCGTTCTGGCATCAATGGATTGATATCTGCATTTGTCAAATTACTACAGGTAGGTATCAAGTCGATCCTTGTTTTTCTAGGATCTAGCAGCTGCCTTTTCCTACTAGAGTTAGGGGTAATAATAATGACAATACttaagtttatatatatattttccgaGAAACAATACGGAAGACTCAAATTATATTGAAGTtattaaatagtaataatttgtGGATAGATTTGATACGATCCACTGCTCTATAGACTCGTCACTTTGGATTATCTTGTGGAAAATAAGCAAACATTTGGATTTTTTTACTTGATTATGGTAGGTTCTTTTTCccccaaataatatatattcgtTGAGGTTGGAATTTACTTTACCTTCCGATTTCATGTCGTAGTGTCAGGTGACATGGTTCATTTCAGTTCAATGTGGCTGCTTTAAATATGTAATTGGTTTCAGATCTATGTCTTCACTTTTCTCATGTATTTATCAGGAGGAAAATCCTTCGCGAGAAAGCACAATTGTACGAACGGCAGGGAAGCTTACACCTTTCTGTTTTAATACGGTTCCAGAAGTGGATGACCATGAGGTTCAATTGGCTTCTCAGAGGAGGCATAAAAAATACAACCTAAAGCTTAATGAATCCCTTCCACCAGAGTCTTTCTGCATAATTTGCCGCAGCCCACttatgaaatctgatgttataGCTTTGAACGGTTTTGTAGATGCAGGACCAATAACAGAAATTCTATTGAGCACATGCTCAAGTTGCCAGTATCAGATCCTTCCGAAGGATCCCTCATCTTTGGAGTATTTTCATTCGCTCCTGCCGCAGTCAATGACTTCCCTGGTCAAGAATAATTATGATAACAAGAAATGCTTGAGGTGACATTTCATACCTGGCTTTGGTTGCATACTTTAATTCTGTTAGAAAATCTGAACTTTTCTCTTGACTTAGTTTATAATTACTTTGAGAAAAGAGAACTTGACTCATAAGATCAGGCTTGTGTGTTTGTTTTTTCTCCCCAGGGAACAGATTCAAGATTTTTTGTTGTCAGATTGAGATGAAGGGGCCTGAAGCTGTGATTTTTGCGTTAGCATTCGACGGTTT includes:
- the LOC142523154 gene encoding cytoplasmic tRNA 2-thiolation protein 2; the encoded protein is MEILNHPPTATPVASNARLMKPSRLRTHPSPVVGDVGRFCIDCFRVNLFGKFRFAVTSNAMILPSDNLLVAFSGGASSRVALEFVHKMQQKAQKNFDASRDRSLPVFGVGVAFIDERASFAFPSNDFDRVINEMSLIVSSLAPPAKQFHVVPTEIIFSPNCAAGRAKLTEIITAIDDVTGKADFLEYLRMLSLQKIAMENGYTKLVLGTCTSRIACHVLEATVKGQGFSLAADIQYADARWEIPVVLPLRDCLSEELNMICSLDCLKTVEASRQPRSGINGLISAFVKLLQEENPSRESTIVRTAGKLTPFCFNTVPEVDDHEVQLASQRRHKKYNLKLNESLPPESFCIICRSPLMKSDVIALNGFVDAGPITEILLSTCSSCQYQILPKDPSSLEYFHSLLPQSMTSLVKNNYDNKKCLREQIQDFLLSD